CAGAGCATCGGCTATAAGAGCTATATTCCCTGATAGATAACCTATAATTCCTTTTATTAGCATCAAAACTATGTTTGAAATTATGGAGTATTTTGAAGCGGTTTCACCCTCTTTAATATTCACTCCGCTGTTATGTGGCATATCAACACCGTTATCTATCTATCCAGATTCACATCTGCCATACTCCCTGCAAGTGAATCGGATCCTGTTTCTCTGCCATTGGAATAAAATATGGCTTTTAAAGCCCCATGTTTAACATCAGATTGTCGGTTATCTCCATGAAGACTTCTTTAAGGTCAGGGTTGTGCAGGACAGGAGGGGTGCCGTTGACCAGAGCGTCCATGAAGGTCACTTCATATGGTATTTTACCGATGATCGGGATTCTGTTTTTTGCTGCGAATTCTTCAAATCTGGCTGTAATATGTTTATTTATATCCCATTTATTGATTATCATGCTATGCCGAATCCCAAAATGTCTTACAAGTTGAAGTGCTCGTTTAAAGTCATTTAAAGCTGCCTTCGTGGGCTCAGTTACTATAACTGTATGGTTAACGCCTTTAACTGAAGATACAACAGGACATCCGATGCCTGCAGCAGCATCCAGGAGTGAAATCTCCGCACCCTCCACTTCACCGATTTCAAGGGTCATTTTCCTAACAGCGTCCACGATTTTTCCAGAGCCCCTTTCACCAATTTTCAGGTGCCCTGAAACTATCCTGAAACCATAATTCGATGTGAAAGTGCAAACCTTTCCTGTGTCCACCGCTCTGACTTCTATTGCTCTATCCGGACATATGTATTCACACGCACCACAGCCTTCACAGATCAGTTCATTTATTTCAGGTGTTGATGTCTCAGAGTTCCATTTTATTGCATTGAATCTGCATACATTTACACACTTCCTTCTTGATTTGCAGTGTTCAGCCATGAAGAATGCCTTTTCAGAAGCCCTTATGGTTTCACATATCCTGTCTCCTGTGAATCCCAGAACAAGCTCCAGATTGGGTGCGTCCACATCACAGTCTCCCAGAATGATTTCCATCCTATCAGCAAGTAAGACAGCCATTGATGCTACTATGCTGCTCTTCCCAACACCGCCCTTACCTGAGAGAACACATATCTCCTGCACATTAGCCCCTCCTGGATTCAAGTAACCTGCCAACATCCTCTATCCCTGAAAGTTTAAATGGTTTTCCATCTGAGTAAGCCTTCAAAACATCCTCAGAATAGGGTATTTGGGCAACAAGTGGACTTGAACTTTCTTTGGAGACATCAAACACCGTATCAGCATTACCCATGCCTGCACGGTTGAGTATGATATTTGAATCTATACCCAGTTTGTTCAGAAGTTTCAGGATTAATTTCAGGTCATGGGCCCCGAAGGGGGTTGGTTCCGTGACGGCAAATGCCATCTGAACGTCCAGAAGAGCATGTATCACATTACAGTGCACTCCTGCCGGGGTGTCAATGATAATGAAATCCACATCACTGTAACTTCCTGCATTTTTTATAAGTGAATCCACCACTGCTGCGCTGGTCACCGTATCCACCGCTGTCTCACCAGAAAGTAACCTGAAATTTTCAGAAACTTTGCCTTCATATATTGACCCTATAATCTTCTCTACAGGGTTTATGGCATCATTTCTGCATGCGATGATGCATGTTCCACATCCATTACACCTGTCTTCAATAAAAATAGGGTGCCTGCCCTCCACGAATACTATTGCATTTTCTCTACATATCTCTGAACATTTACCGCACATGATGCACCTTGAAAAATCAGGGGACGGCACCTGAATAGTTACGTCACATCTCTTTTCCCTCTGGACTGATAAAATTATATGATCATCTGGACACTCAACGTCTGCATCCACAAGCAGAACCCTGAACTTCTCAGCAAGGAGCAGTGCAAGGGAACACGCTATAGTTGATTTTCCAGTGCCGCCTTTCCCACCAGTTACCGCTACTCTTAATGGTTTATTATTCATGGAAACACCTGCATAGGAAACATTTGCGGCAGGACAATCTGCCATCTAATCGACTCAAAGAATCATATCCTGTGGAACTGGCGGTTCAGCGAACTCTTCTACCCATTCCTCCCTGGGCATTGGCCGGTGATTTTATCTCCTCCAGCTTTCCCTCCTTAAAGAGCATGAGATTTTCCTCAACCGACCCCTCAGTTGCCTTATAAATCTTTATGTCAAGTTTATTCAGAATCTCGAATGCATTCGGCCCCGTTGAAAATGATATCAGCGCATCCACACCCTCATTTGCAAGTAGCTGGGCCGTCTTTATACCTGCACCTCCTGACTGTAATGCAGAAGAATTTTCAATGACCTCTGAAGACGTTATCTCTTTATCTTTCATATCCACAAGAACAAAGAAGGGCGCCCTTCCAAAAAATCTGCTAATCTCTGATTTGATATCTTCCTCAGAAGATGCAATGGCTATTTTCATAATTAACACCTCATCTATCCTTTAAGCTTTCCTTTAAATTTTTTAAAGATCTTCCTTATCTCAGAATGAATTGATTCGGGCGGTGTATCTGCAGCTGTCATCCCTGTGTCAAATGGAACTTCGCCCAGGAAAGGGAGGTTAAACTTCTCTGCAAGATATTTTCCACCCTCCTTGCCAAACAGGAATATTTTCTCTCCACATGAGGGGCACATGAGATATGACATGTTCTCAACTATCCCCAGGACGGGTATCTTCAGGTGTTTAACCATGTTAACACATTTTTCAACATCATGGATTGCAAACTCATGGGGTGTTGTGACAATAACCACACCATCAATAGACGGAATTGACTGCAGCACCGTAAGGGGCTCGTCACCCGTTCCAGGAGGGTTGTCCACCATTAAAACATCAATTTCATCCCAGTTAACATCTGAAAGAAGCTGCCTTATGGCTCCTGTCTTTTTTGGTCCTCTCCATATCACCGGTGTATCCTTTGATGGGAGGAAAAACTCTATTGACAGTACACTGACCCCTGAAGGTGTTACTATGGGGTTTATCCTGTTTGCTGTTAGGGTAACCTCTGGGTCATGAACCTGCATCATCTCCGGGATGTCTGGACCATGTATATCTGCATCCAGTACACATAACCTGTAACCATCCCTGTTGAATTCTTCAGCAAGCTTCACTGTGACTGTGGACTTCCCGACGCCGCCCTTGCCGCTCATAACCACGATCTTATGTTTTATATTGGAAAGTGCCCTTGCTATTTCCACATCCTGTTTCATGATTGCAAGTTTTTGAGCATCTTCCTTATTCATTCTGCAACCCTCTAATCTTTCCTGCATGGGTTCTCAGCGCCGCTTTTAAGCTCCCCTTTTTTAAAGCTTTCAAGTACCTCTGCTATGGTTCCTCTGGCGCCTGTTAGAACATCAACTCCATGGTTGCTAAGAACCTGCACAGCCTTTGATCCAAGATTTGCACATAATAGAAGATCTACACCTGCAGCAAGAATGATCTCAGCTGGTGTTAGCCGACCTCCACCATGTTTTCCATTAATTTTTATTATTTCCAGTTTCTGTGTTTCATCATCATAAAAAGCAAATAGGGGCGTTTTGCCGAAATGTTCTGAAATCCGTGAATCCATGCCCCTATCTTCTATCACTGGTAGACATATTCTCATTTATTTACACTCCATTCCTCAATCAGAGCCGCACATCGGGGCTCCGCATTTTGGACACTTTTCTGTTCTGCATGGTATGCCTGGTGTCTTGGGTGCTTCGTATCCGCATTCAATGCATTTACATACGCGTGGTGCCCCCCTTCCAGCTCCAAATCCCCTTCCGGGACCTCTACCAGCACGTGGTAGTGTGTCTGCTGATACGGAAGTTATATTTTCTGATCCGCAGTCAGGACATTTTTCATAGCTTTTTCCTGGTGATATCCATTCAAACTGGCAGTCCATGCATTTGTATCTTCTTCTATCCATAATATAATCACCTCCTTTCAGTATTATTGGTCTGCCCTCGACCAGTGCCTCTGCAACTTTGCTTCTTGCTGATTTCAGGGCCCTGTGGAATGTTGGCTGGGATATGCCCATGATTTCAGCTGCTTTCTTCTGCTGGATACCATGGTAGTCCCTGAGCCTTATGGCTTCAAATTCATCCAGGGTTATTTCAATCCTCGCACATGACCCTAAAGATTCCGGTGAGAATGAAGCCACCTGTGGTTCTCCTAAAATTCTTCTGCGTCTTCTTGGCCTAGGCATGTTTTGAATATATATTCAAAACTCCTATTTAAATGTACCGGTTACGGAACCCTCACCAGAAAACCAGATCAGAGGTCAGTCCATGGGTACAATATCCAGCACCGCAACCTCACATGATGATCCAATACGCACCGGAGGCCCCCATGTACCCGTACCCTCCGAAACAAAAAGAAACCCAGCAGAATCCCGGTAAAGACCAGATAGGTGGGGGAACATCAATCCAACAAGAAGGTTGAAGGGATAGAACTGGCCGCCATGGGTGTGCCCCGAAAGCTGCAGGTCAACGCCCCTCTCCCTAGCATATTCCCAGTCAACCGGGAGGTGGTGTAAAAGTACAAGGGGCTCCTCAGGGTCAAAGTCAAGGGCATCGAGGAGGGCCGGGAGGGAGTGCCTGGCCATGGAATACCCCACACCCGCAATCTGCACACCCCTGAACTCAACAACAGACTGGTCAATACACCTTATACCTGTATCAGATATTATGGACCTGAAGTCACCGGCATAGGTGTCATGGTTCCCTGAAACAAAGAATACCGGTGCATTCACATCAAGTTCGGATAATATGGATGAATCAACCGGTCTCGAGCCATCAATAAGGTCCCCTGTTATGAGGACAGCGTCGGGTTCCAGTTCATTCACGGCCCTGGCAACCCTCCTGAGAAACCCGCCGGAGCGAACCGTGCCGATGTGAAGATCAGAAAGATGCACAAACCTTACCCTGTCACTCACCCCCAGTGGGACTTCAAGCACCCTCACCCTCAAGTTCATGGCATTCACGACCCCGTAGACGACCAGGAGTGCTGCGGAGACCACAAGGATCATCTTAACCCAGATTACCCCATCAAAGGATAGTACAAATAAAACCACATAGCCAGTGAGGATGTAAATCAGAAAAACAAGCCATATCATTGAAATGATATAAGTTGCCCTTGAAGGCCAGGAGGGCCGTGCCCTCTCAAGCATGACCGACAGGGGCAGAAGGATGGTAAAGGGAATGCTCATGAATCCGGCGCCAAGAAACCCCAGGGCAATGCTGTTGAGGATGTAGTAGCCTGCTGTAAGGAACGTTAGAAAGATAAAAACCTGAAACTCTCTCTTCATCGGATCACTGGATTATGGAGCTTTCAGGCAGGAGTTTGACAAGGATGTAGTCATACATCATGGACCTTCTGATATCAGCTATATCCCCAAGCCTGTAATCGGAGACCCTCACATCCGCTATCTCCTCCTGGTGGCGGTCGTAGTTGAGCTTCACCCTGACACCATCAAGCTGGCTCGTGACGGGTGTTGGTGAGTAGACCTCCCTGATTGCAGGGACCTGATTCTCAATCTCGGTCTTAACGAGTATTGAAGGAACCAGTGGAGGGTCAGCAGCCATTTCACGCCTCCTCCTGTCAAGGATGTCCTCAACCACCTCCACGAGGCGTCTGAGTGCCCTGATATCCTCGCCCCTCTTCAGCCTCCTTGGTATCCTCCCCAGGCCCCCGACGTAGGCATCTGCACCTGGAAGTTCACCGATATCAATATCCCTGGGTGAACCCGTGACAACCACCGGGATGTTTATGTCGCTGAAGAGGTGGGCCTTATCCTTTATGCACTGTTCAAAGCTGCCAAGGGCAAAGACTGCAAGGTCATGCTCCTCTATGAGCCTCTTCTCATCCTCAGATATCCTTGAAATCCCCTTCCCGGCTCCCCTGGCAAGGCCTATCATGTTATCCTTGGCACCGTACCTCCGGAGGTACTCCGAAATGTCACATGCAGAATGGGGCAGGTGATGCCTTGCAAGGGTGGGTGAGACTATCGCTATCTCTGTACCTGCCATTGGGGCGATTTTAACCTTCCCAAGGAGCTCTTTGGCCTTATCCCTCACCCTGTCAACGTCCTCAATTGGAACCGCAAGGGTGAGTATCAGGTCCATCTGAAGCATGTTCTCCTGAAGCACAAATCCCCCCAGGTCCTCAATGAGTTCCTTCAATTCCTCATGGCGATGAACACCGCCCTGGTATGTTAAGGTTTCATACATAGTTTCCTCTCCAGATACCTGTACCTGAACAGAGCCCTCTTAACAGGGTCCAGTGGAAGGTTCCTGTGTGACGGGACCCTTATACAGTCAAGTTCCATGTAGTCCGGGCAGACCGTGAAGTCAGGATCATCGGTGACAATCCTGAACCCCATATCTTCAACTATCTCCGTTAAGAAATTTGAATAAACCTTCACTTTTATTTTGCTGTTCCTCTCCCTGAGCACGGATGGGTCATGCCACCATGGTGAACACACATCAAAGTCTATCTCATCCTCCGAGGAGTAACGGAGGATTGACGGGTCCATCAGCTTCACTGTCCTGAACACCCTGCCTACGGCATCCTTTATCTGGCTGAAGGTGTTCAGTTTAAGTTTAAGTGCATCATCCATGTCTGTCTCAGAGAGGACAACCCTGAGGTCGGCCTCCTCCTCCGCCGGGTCCCTGCTCACCAGGTACTCCCTGACACCTGCAATTCTGAGCACGCCCTCACACATGGGGGTTGTAACTATCCTCATCGATTCACACTCCACTCCAATAGGTTTAGAGTCCCATCCATGTACCATGACCATGAAACAAAATATCAGCAAAGACCCGCACACAGCCACAGCACTGAAGCATATAAATACCTCATGCAGATAATTCTCTGTAATAAAATATTTATAAGGTGTGGTGATGAGGGTAACCCTTAGCTTTGAAGAATCAGAAGGCACTGATCTGTGCATAATGGTTGACCTCCTCAGGGCCAGCGCAACCATTACAGCCGCCCTTGACAGTTTCAGATGCATAATACCTGTTAGGGACGCTGAAAGAGCCAGGGAGTACCTTTCAATGGATTACCCTGTTGCAGGGGAGCGTGGAGGCGAAACCCTCCCTGGCTTCATTGCCAACTCACCCCCTGAAATCAGGAAACATGGGGGTGACTGTCTGGTGCTCACCACAAGTAACGGGACAAGGATCCTTGAATCCGTGAAGTCCACAGCCCTTATAGGATGCCTCAACAATGTCAGGGCGGTTGCAGCCGCCGCCAGGGATATGGCCGATGAGGTTGAGGTTATCATGGCAGGTGTTAACGGGGAATTTGCAATAGAGGACTTTCTATGTGCCGGTGAAATAATAAGGGTCATTGGCGGTGAAATTGATGAATACTCAGAGGCCGCTGTCCTCGCGGTCCAGGACAGGAGACTGGTTGATGACGCCATAAGGAGGTCCAGATCAGCGAGGAGGCTTGAAAAACTTGGCTTTGGAGGGGATGTTGAGTACTGCCTCAGGAGGAACATAACAGACAACGTACCGGTATACAGGGACGGTAAGATAATGAAACTCCTATAATTATTGCATTGTATGGCGCCTGCCAATAGGATGATGATAAAATTCCTCCAGATGCATGTGGAAAGGTATGCAGCCTGCAGAGGTGCCTGAATACAGTGTCAGTGGGTCGAAGATGAAGATTGATCAGCTCAGAATCATAGGGACAGCACATGTATCAAGTGAAAGTATAGAGGAGGTCAGAAGGACCATAGCCGAGGTAGAACCTGATGTTGTTGCGGTTGAACTGGACCCTGGCAGATACCGCAGACTGCTGGATGAAAAGCTCGGGGTTGAAAGGGATGAGTTCTCACTGAGGGATGCCCTAAGACATGGAAACATCGGCGTGCTCCTGGCTGCCTGGTTCCTGACATACTTCCAGAGGAAGGTGGGTGATGACCTCGGTGTTAAACCCGGGGCGGAAATGCTTGCAGCCATCGAGGCCGCCCAGGAAGTCGGGGCAAGGGTCGTCCTCATTGACCGTGATATCGGCGTGACAATGCAGAGGGCCCTGAAATCCATGGGTGCCCTGGAGAAGATGAAGTTCTTCCTTGGAGTTATAAGGTCCTTCTGGGACAGTGAGGGAATCGATGATATTGAG
The sequence above is drawn from the Methanothermobacter wolfeii genome and encodes:
- a CDS encoding ATP-binding protein, with the translated sequence MQEICVLSGKGGVGKSSIVASMAVLLADRMEIILGDCDVDAPNLELVLGFTGDRICETIRASEKAFFMAEHCKSRRKCVNVCRFNAIKWNSETSTPEINELICEGCGACEYICPDRAIEVRAVDTGKVCTFTSNYGFRIVSGHLKIGERGSGKIVDAVRKMTLEIGEVEGAEISLLDAAAGIGCPVVSSVKGVNHTVIVTEPTKAALNDFKRALQLVRHFGIRHSMIINKWDINKHITARFEEFAAKNRIPIIGKIPYEVTFMDALVNGTPPVLHNPDLKEVFMEITDNLMLNMGL
- a CDS encoding nucleotide-binding protein; amino-acid sequence: MNNKPLRVAVTGGKGGTGKSTIACSLALLLAEKFRVLLVDADVECPDDHIILSVQREKRCDVTIQVPSPDFSRCIMCGKCSEICRENAIVFVEGRHPIFIEDRCNGCGTCIIACRNDAINPVEKIIGSIYEGKVSENFRLLSGETAVDTVTSAAVVDSLIKNAGSYSDVDFIIIDTPAGVHCNVIHALLDVQMAFAVTEPTPFGAHDLKLILKLLNKLGIDSNIILNRAGMGNADTVFDVSKESSSPLVAQIPYSEDVLKAYSDGKPFKLSGIEDVGRLLESRRG
- a CDS encoding NifB/NifX family molybdenum-iron cluster-binding protein; this translates as MKIAIASSEEDIKSEISRFFGRAPFFVLVDMKDKEITSSEVIENSSALQSGGAGIKTAQLLANEGVDALISFSTGPNAFEILNKLDIKIYKATEGSVEENLMLFKEGKLEEIKSPANAQGGMGRRVR
- a CDS encoding Mrp/NBP35 family ATP-binding protein → MNKEDAQKLAIMKQDVEIARALSNIKHKIVVMSGKGGVGKSTVTVKLAEEFNRDGYRLCVLDADIHGPDIPEMMQVHDPEVTLTANRINPIVTPSGVSVLSIEFFLPSKDTPVIWRGPKKTGAIRQLLSDVNWDEIDVLMVDNPPGTGDEPLTVLQSIPSIDGVVIVTTPHEFAIHDVEKCVNMVKHLKIPVLGIVENMSYLMCPSCGEKIFLFGKEGGKYLAEKFNLPFLGEVPFDTGMTAADTPPESIHSEIRKIFKKFKGKLKG
- a CDS encoding NifB/NifX family molybdenum-iron cluster-binding protein, which produces MRICLPVIEDRGMDSRISEHFGKTPLFAFYDDETQKLEIIKINGKHGGGRLTPAEIILAAGVDLLLCANLGSKAVQVLSNHGVDVLTGARGTIAEVLESFKKGELKSGAENPCRKD
- a CDS encoding DUF134 domain-containing protein, producing MPRPRRRRRILGEPQVASFSPESLGSCARIEITLDEFEAIRLRDYHGIQQKKAAEIMGISQPTFHRALKSARSKVAEALVEGRPIILKGGDYIMDRRRYKCMDCQFEWISPGKSYEKCPDCGSENITSVSADTLPRAGRGPGRGFGAGRGAPRVCKCIECGYEAPKTPGIPCRTEKCPKCGAPMCGSD
- a CDS encoding metallophosphoesterase; the protein is MKREFQVFIFLTFLTAGYYILNSIALGFLGAGFMSIPFTILLPLSVMLERARPSWPSRATYIISMIWLVFLIYILTGYVVLFVLSFDGVIWVKMILVVSAALLVVYGVVNAMNLRVRVLEVPLGVSDRVRFVHLSDLHIGTVRSGGFLRRVARAVNELEPDAVLITGDLIDGSRPVDSSILSELDVNAPVFFVSGNHDTYAGDFRSIISDTGIRCIDQSVVEFRGVQIAGVGYSMARHSLPALLDALDFDPEEPLVLLHHLPVDWEYARERGVDLQLSGHTHGGQFYPFNLLVGLMFPHLSGLYRDSAGFLFVSEGTGTWGPPVRIGSSCEVAVLDIVPMD
- a CDS encoding methanogenesis marker 7 protein, with the protein product MYETLTYQGGVHRHEELKELIEDLGGFVLQENMLQMDLILTLAVPIEDVDRVRDKAKELLGKVKIAPMAGTEIAIVSPTLARHHLPHSACDISEYLRRYGAKDNMIGLARGAGKGISRISEDEKRLIEEHDLAVFALGSFEQCIKDKAHLFSDINIPVVVTGSPRDIDIGELPGADAYVGGLGRIPRRLKRGEDIRALRRLVEVVEDILDRRRREMAADPPLVPSILVKTEIENQVPAIREVYSPTPVTSQLDGVRVKLNYDRHQEEIADVRVSDYRLGDIADIRRSMMYDYILVKLLPESSIIQ
- the comB gene encoding 2-phosphosulfolactate phosphatase; the protein is MRVTLSFEESEGTDLCIMVDLLRASATITAALDSFRCIIPVRDAERAREYLSMDYPVAGERGGETLPGFIANSPPEIRKHGGDCLVLTTSNGTRILESVKSTALIGCLNNVRAVAAAARDMADEVEVIMAGVNGEFAIEDFLCAGEIIRVIGGEIDEYSEAAVLAVQDRRLVDDAIRRSRSARRLEKLGFGGDVEYCLRRNITDNVPVYRDGKIMKLL
- a CDS encoding TraB/GumN family protein, producing MKIDQLRIIGTAHVSSESIEEVRRTIAEVEPDVVAVELDPGRYRRLLDEKLGVERDEFSLRDALRHGNIGVLLAAWFLTYFQRKVGDDLGVKPGAEMLAAIEAAQEVGARVVLIDRDIGVTMQRALKSMGALEKMKFFLGVIRSFWDSEGIDDIESLKGEETLRDVMAQFRDISPSAYHVLVEERDAYMARRLLEIEEDSVVAVVGAGHRRGICEYLKNPERIPPIHELLKIP